In the genome of Poecilia reticulata strain Guanapo linkage group LG16, Guppy_female_1.0+MT, whole genome shotgun sequence, one region contains:
- the LOC108167001 gene encoding macrophage mannose receptor 1-like has product MSWIGLYRVPWTWSDGSPSSFRHWTSTGPTNSDGTLHCATENNLHEWSDANCDAPHVFICHQVTKKVSLVKMTTVTDADLTDPDISARLLQQLGALLTSQGWTDFKIQWKITPKKEGQK; this is encoded by the exons ATGAGTTGGATCGGTCTGTACCGAGTGCCGTGGACTTGGTCCGATGGGAGCCCCAGCTCGTTCAGACACTGGACCTCTACCGGGCCAACAAACAGCGACGGTACTCTGCACTGCGCCACTGAGAATAATTTACATGAGTGGAGTGATGCAAACTGTGATGCTCCCCATGTTTTCATCTGCCATCAAG tgACAAAGAAGGTCAGCCTTGTGAAGATGACGACTGTGACCGATGCYGACCTGACCGATCCGGACATCAGCGCCCGGCTCCTCCAGCAG CTTGGCGCCTTACTGACAAGTCAGGGRTGGACTGATTTCAAAATACAGTGGAAGATTACACCCAAGAaagaaggacaaaaatga
- the LOC103477727 gene encoding macrophage mannose receptor 1-like, whose translation MSKTWDEARQYCREKYTDLAKIESKEDISRLNAPFSYSWVWFGLRDDPKSWKNTMGSDANSWRWSTTGETGQTAYHTWSLGEPNYSGANETCVVMTSTGQWADRTCSLQRNFICFTTTERNEKKYVYISAQEAWSSALTYCRTHHTDLAMIENKAQNDEARNANPTASEVWIGLYRVPWIWADESQTLFRPWHFSLNNYDGKQHCASENNVHQWGDEDCSVRRPFICHRVSRKLTTVRIKSVTDVDWTDPAVNSQVLQQIAIPPKTKGLCSPDYSYTEKTFPLSPKNPDRIGSDALVSLPSRNHK comes from the exons ATGAGTAAGACCTGGGATGAAGCACGACAGTACTGCCGAGAGAAATACACAGACCTCGCCAAGATTGAGAGCAAAGAGGACATCAGCAGACTGAACGCTCCTTTTTCCTACAGCTGGGTGTGGTTTGGACTCCGGGACGACCCAAAATCCTGGAAAAACACAATGGGTTCTGACGCAAACTCCTGGAGATGGTCAACAACTGGAGAAACCGGACAAACTGCTTACCACACATGGAGTTTGGGTGAACCAAACTACAGCGGCGCTAACGAAACATGTGTAGTGATGACCAGTACAGGACAGTGGGCTGACAGGACATGCAGCCTGCAGAGAAACTTCATCTGCTTCACCA ccaCAGAGAGAAATGAGAAGAAATACGTCTACATCTCAGCCCAGGAAGCATGGAGCTCTGCTCTGACGTACTGCAGAACGCACCACACAGACCTGGCGATGATCGAGAACAAGGCCCAAAATGACGAAGCCCGAAATGCAAACCCAACAGCCAGCGAAGTTTGGATCGGTCTGTACCGAGTGCCGTGGATCTGGGCCGACGAGAGCCAAACTCTCTTCCGACCGTGGCACTTCTCCCTGAATAACTACGACGGCAAACAGCACTGTGCATCTGAAAACAACGTCCACCAGTGGGGTGACGAAGACTGCAGTGTCAGGAGACCCTTCATCTGCCATCGAG TTTCAAGGAAGTTGACGACTGTGAGGATAAAGTCTGTGACTGACGTTGACTGGACTGATCCAGCTGTCAACTCCCAGGTCCTCCAGCAG ATTGCAATTCCACCTAAAACCAAAGGTTTGTGTTCACCTGACTACAGCTACACAGAGAAGACCTTCCCTTTGTCTCCAAAGAACCCTGACCGCATTGGTTCAGATGCCCTCGTATCTCTACCCTCAAGAAATCACAAATAA